In a single window of the Pelagibacterium sp. 26DY04 genome:
- a CDS encoding TIGR02301 family protein → MRRIRALGMALCIVIAPLPVLAVDPPYQAQMERLSEILGSLYMLSPLCGDVTTDWRGQMAELIELDEPDEDRRARLAGAFNAGYEAYARFYRSCTPSAQTAIARLLAEGDTLARDIHQRYAE, encoded by the coding sequence ATGAGGCGAATCCGAGCGCTCGGTATGGCGCTGTGCATAGTGATCGCGCCGCTGCCCGTTCTGGCCGTCGACCCGCCCTATCAGGCGCAGATGGAGCGGCTGTCGGAAATCCTGGGCAGCCTTTACATGCTCAGCCCGCTCTGTGGCGACGTCACCACCGACTGGCGTGGGCAGATGGCTGAACTGATCGAACTCGATGAGCCGGACGAGGACCGGCGCGCCAGACTGGCCGGGGCGTTCAACGCCGGTTACGAAGCCTATGCGCGATTCTACCGAAGCTGCACGCCCTCGGCGCAGACGGCGATCGCCCGGCTTTTGGCCGAGGGCGACACGCTGGCGCGGGACATCCACCAGCGCTACGCCGAGTGA
- the rlmN gene encoding 23S rRNA (adenine(2503)-C(2))-methyltransferase RlmN, giving the protein MTSAVLTRTAAASTRAAAPPFALDLDRAAFERLNARSARPITYRDLFTPHADLPKPLRRWAEEQGVELRRLTLRSRERGTRSEKFLFALPDGYAIETVLIRRHDGFTACVSSQVGCAFACRFCASGQAGLKRNLTSGEIVEQVLRLGPKVNRIVFMGIGEPLNNYENVLKAIRILRDRAGMAFPTSGITVSTIGIPKALKALREEHLKLNLTISLHATTQESRATLIPGSKKHDISEVVTRARSWAERHNRIVTFVYLVLPGINDTRADLDRLCAMFADQPARINLMRWNPVDGIALGRTDDRTLALFRAGLERAGIPVVVRDTQGRDITAACGQLWLRDVQGLPVAKR; this is encoded by the coding sequence ATGACCTCCGCCGTTCTCACCCGAACCGCGGCCGCTTCAACGCGCGCCGCTGCACCTCCGTTCGCCCTCGATCTCGACCGCGCCGCGTTCGAGCGCCTCAACGCGCGTTCGGCCCGACCCATCACCTATCGCGATCTCTTCACGCCCCACGCCGATCTGCCCAAGCCCCTGCGCCGTTGGGCCGAAGAGCAGGGGGTGGAGTTGCGCCGTCTCACCCTGCGCTCGCGCGAGCGCGGCACGCGGTCTGAAAAATTTCTCTTCGCGCTGCCGGACGGCTACGCCATCGAAACCGTGCTCATCCGCCGGCATGATGGCTTCACCGCCTGCGTCTCCTCCCAGGTCGGCTGCGCCTTCGCCTGCCGTTTCTGCGCCTCGGGGCAGGCGGGTTTGAAGCGCAATCTCACGTCCGGCGAGATTGTCGAACAGGTCCTGCGCCTGGGCCCCAAGGTCAACCGCATCGTCTTCATGGGCATTGGCGAACCGCTCAACAATTACGAAAACGTGCTCAAGGCCATTCGCATCCTGCGCGACCGCGCTGGCATGGCGTTCCCCACCTCGGGCATCACGGTCTCAACCATCGGTATTCCCAAGGCACTCAAGGCCCTGCGCGAGGAGCATCTGAAGCTCAACCTCACCATCTCGCTCCACGCCACGACCCAGGAAAGCCGCGCCACGCTGATCCCCGGCAGCAAGAAGCACGACATCTCCGAAGTCGTCACTCGCGCGCGCTCCTGGGCCGAGCGCCACAACCGGATCGTAACCTTCGTTTATCTCGTCCTGCCCGGCATCAACGACACCCGCGCCGATCTCGACCGGCTCTGCGCCATGTTCGCCGACCAGCCCGCCCGCATCAATCTGATGCGCTGGAACCCCGTCGATGGCATCGCGCTGGGCCGCACCGATGACCGCACCCTCGCGCTGTTCCGCGCCGGCCTCGAACGCGCCGGCATCCCCGTCGTCGTGCGCGACACCCAAGGCCGCGACATCACCGCCGCCTGCGGCCAACTCTGGCTGCGGGATGTGCAGGGATTGCCGGTGGCCAAGCGCTAG
- a CDS encoding NUDIX domain-containing protein — MKPDACSIGLFHGDEVLLIQRAYAPFMGLWTFPGGRMEPGETPIDCVQRELFEETRLIVADPIEVLVETVGEAERTYRLMVFAARCPISAPITSPEITDWEWVHVDEVQAYRTTEGLDRIVKDCARTLGLTGIEP, encoded by the coding sequence ATGAAGCCCGACGCCTGTTCTATCGGGCTTTTCCACGGAGACGAGGTGCTGCTGATCCAGCGCGCCTACGCTCCTTTCATGGGCCTTTGGACCTTTCCCGGCGGGCGGATGGAGCCTGGCGAGACGCCGATCGATTGCGTGCAGCGCGAGCTGTTCGAGGAAACAAGGCTCATCGTCGCCGATCCCATAGAAGTCCTCGTCGAAACGGTCGGCGAGGCGGAAAGGACCTATAGGCTGATGGTGTTCGCGGCGCGCTGCCCGATTTCGGCGCCGATCACCAGCCCGGAAATCACCGATTGGGAATGGGTGCATGTGGACGAGGTGCAGGCCTATCGCACCACGGAGGGCCTAGATCGAATCGTCAAGGACTGCGCCAGGACGCTGGGGCTTACGGGCATAGAGCCATGA
- a CDS encoding SOS response-associated peptidase gives MRQIFMTDNLIHSVPRYNIAPTQPVIAIWNDESRRTAKLARWGLVPHWVKDPREFPLLVNARAETMAEKPAFRDAVRHKRCILPASGYYEWKTLPNGKKLPYYITHQSGEPIALAGLYSSWMGPDGEEIDTVATITVPAGPDVEHIHDRMPAIMRGEQIDQWLDVRNVRFREVESFVVPQPQGTMASHPVSIRVNSAVNEGPDLIEPVSENLQPETNDKSMTVKGKKSAQLDLF, from the coding sequence ATGCGCCAGATCTTTATGACGGACAACCTAATTCACTCCGTTCCGCGCTACAACATTGCCCCGACTCAACCCGTCATCGCCATCTGGAACGATGAGAGCCGGCGCACGGCCAAGCTCGCGCGCTGGGGCCTTGTGCCCCATTGGGTCAAGGACCCGCGCGAGTTTCCCCTGCTGGTCAACGCCCGGGCTGAAACCATGGCCGAAAAACCCGCCTTCCGCGACGCGGTAAGGCACAAGCGCTGCATCCTGCCGGCCTCGGGCTATTATGAGTGGAAGACGCTGCCGAACGGTAAAAAGCTGCCCTATTACATCACGCACCAGAGCGGCGAGCCGATCGCCCTTGCCGGGCTGTATTCGAGCTGGATGGGCCCCGACGGGGAGGAGATCGATACGGTGGCGACCATTACCGTCCCCGCCGGCCCGGATGTGGAGCACATCCATGATCGCATGCCCGCCATCATGCGCGGAGAGCAGATCGACCAATGGCTCGATGTCCGCAATGTAAGATTCCGTGAGGTCGAATCGTTCGTGGTCCCGCAGCCACAAGGAACGATGGCCTCCCATCCGGTCTCGATACGCGTCAATTCCGCCGTCAATGAAGGTCCCGATCTTATCGAGCCGGTCAGCGAGAATCTCCAACCCGAGACCAATGACAAGTCCATGACCGTCAAGGGAAAAAAGTCGGCGCAGCTCGACCTTTTTTGA